One Verrucomicrobiota bacterium genomic region harbors:
- a CDS encoding Rrf2 family transcriptional regulator: MKLSAKSDYATRAVLGLSRHFPSGAAQRVETLAREQGIPAKYLVQILIDLKSASIVRSQRGKVGGYLLARPPRSITLGEVLRCVHGPLLETSALADPLCPVELKHAWRSLQHALEQAANGITFQQLLEQGEAKDKMYYI; encoded by the coding sequence GTGAAGCTTTCCGCAAAGAGCGACTACGCCACCCGTGCGGTCCTGGGACTGAGCCGTCACTTCCCATCCGGCGCAGCACAACGGGTGGAAACCCTGGCGCGCGAGCAAGGCATCCCCGCGAAATACCTGGTCCAGATTCTCATCGATCTGAAATCCGCCTCCATCGTCAGAAGCCAGCGCGGCAAGGTCGGGGGTTATCTGCTCGCCCGTCCGCCCCGCTCCATCACGCTGGGGGAAGTGCTGCGCTGCGTCCATGGCCCCCTGCTGGAAACTTCGGCATTGGCCGACCCCTTATGCCCCGTGGAGCTGAAGCACGCCTGGCGGTCTCTCCAGCACGCTTTGGAACAGGCGGCCAACGGCATCACCTTTCAACAGTTGCTGGAACAGGGAGAGGCCAAGGACAAGATGTACTACATCTGA
- a CDS encoding efflux RND transporter permease subunit, whose amino-acid sequence MLRFLIEYSVRQRLVIYALTLVLIVLGGWCAWRLPLDAVPDITSPQVQINTLVPALAPEEIEQQVTFPLENEMGGLPGLHEFRSLSKFGLSQVTMIFEDGVDLYRVRQLVAERIQSAMERLPRGLTPKMAPIATGLGEIFYYAVDYRSDAPGRPETRSAQLMELRALHDTLIRPLLRQTPGVAEVNASGGYEKQIVVRPHPEKMRLAGMTLESLAGRLRENLRNAGGGLVEIGGEQAVIRSATRIESQARIADLSLRPGTSAAPLRLGEVADVEIGSSFRTGASTRQGEEALLGAAIMLAGENSRVVAGAVRAKLASLQAKLPKGVEIRPLYDRGELVDATLRTVEKNLAEGALLVVATLFLFLGNLRAAFIVALSIPLSMCFAFVGMAHLGLAGNLMSLGAIDFGLIVDGSVVMAENIVRHLGERQKRLGRALHFEERVEEVMASAKEVAGPMFAGVLIITLVYVPILALGGIEGKMFKPMAAVVMLALGGALVLALTLVPALCAGWLGKGSAESESRTVRIAQAIYAPSLRWVRKARWVAPVGMVGLFALAAAIWSRMGRDFVPQLNEGSFAMHMIRGSSVGLGASLEMQQRSERLLLEWFPEIREIFSRLGTAEIATDPMGPNVADTYILLHPQEQWRREAGRPISKEKLGRLMEELLLQKAPGQTYEMTQPIQMRFNEIMAGARADLLCKIYGDDYEVLERLAGEVRSVLLTIPGHGDPPLEGVGRTPLVEVRPRLEALRKHGLHGEDINRVVETALAGEEAGVWMEGNRRVPIVVRVAESWREDPRRFMSLPIEAESGGLLTLGQVAVTTNLMAVNTIVRENSRRRVAILLNLVGRDTVGFVEEAQRALRERVPLPPGYFIEFGGQFQHYLEAKRRLAVLVPASLALIVVMIFLTFRSMRQTALICAGLPLAASGGVLALWMRGLPFTISAAVGFIALGGIAVLNGIMLVSYINQLRREGMELAEAVTLGTLTRLRPKLMTALVASLGFVPMALSTGPGSEVQRPLATVVIGGIVTSSVLTLLVLPVLYEWIERKRQM is encoded by the coding sequence ATGTTGCGATTTTTGATCGAATACTCGGTGCGGCAGCGGCTGGTGATTTACGCCTTGACGCTGGTTTTGATCGTGCTGGGAGGTTGGTGTGCCTGGAGGCTACCGTTGGACGCGGTCCCCGATATCACAAGCCCGCAGGTTCAGATTAACACGCTGGTTCCCGCCCTGGCGCCGGAGGAAATCGAACAGCAGGTCACCTTTCCGCTGGAGAACGAAATGGGCGGGTTGCCGGGCCTGCACGAATTTCGATCCCTCTCGAAATTCGGACTCTCGCAAGTCACGATGATTTTCGAGGATGGCGTGGATCTCTATCGCGTGCGGCAATTGGTGGCCGAGCGCATCCAGTCCGCCATGGAACGTCTGCCTCGCGGCTTGACGCCGAAGATGGCGCCGATCGCGACGGGTCTCGGTGAAATATTCTACTATGCGGTGGATTATCGATCCGACGCTCCCGGGCGGCCGGAGACTCGATCCGCGCAGTTGATGGAGTTGAGGGCGCTGCACGACACATTGATCCGGCCGTTGCTTCGCCAGACGCCGGGCGTGGCTGAGGTCAACGCCAGCGGCGGCTATGAAAAGCAGATTGTGGTGAGGCCACATCCTGAGAAAATGCGGCTGGCCGGCATGACGCTGGAGTCGCTTGCCGGGAGGTTGCGTGAGAATTTGCGCAATGCCGGCGGGGGATTGGTCGAGATCGGCGGTGAGCAGGCCGTGATTCGTTCCGCGACCCGGATCGAATCCCAGGCTCGGATTGCGGACCTATCGCTGCGCCCGGGGACGAGTGCGGCACCGCTGCGCCTGGGCGAAGTGGCGGACGTGGAAATCGGATCGAGCTTTCGGACCGGCGCCAGCACGCGACAGGGAGAAGAGGCCTTGCTCGGCGCGGCCATCATGCTTGCCGGGGAAAACTCCCGCGTGGTGGCGGGTGCCGTGCGGGCCAAGCTTGCCTCGTTGCAAGCGAAGCTGCCGAAGGGCGTGGAAATCCGGCCGCTCTATGACCGGGGCGAATTGGTGGATGCGACGCTGCGCACGGTTGAAAAGAATCTGGCGGAGGGCGCTCTGCTGGTCGTCGCCACTCTCTTCTTGTTTTTAGGAAACCTCCGGGCCGCGTTCATCGTGGCGTTATCCATCCCTCTCTCCATGTGTTTCGCATTCGTGGGCATGGCCCATTTGGGATTGGCGGGCAACCTCATGAGCCTGGGTGCGATCGATTTCGGCCTGATCGTCGATGGATCGGTGGTGATGGCGGAGAATATCGTCCGCCACCTCGGGGAGAGGCAAAAACGGCTCGGAAGGGCATTGCATTTTGAGGAACGCGTTGAAGAGGTCATGGCGTCCGCGAAAGAAGTGGCCGGGCCGATGTTTGCCGGCGTCCTCATCATCACCCTCGTCTACGTACCCATCCTTGCGCTCGGGGGGATTGAAGGAAAGATGTTCAAGCCGATGGCGGCGGTGGTCATGCTCGCCCTGGGAGGTGCGCTGGTGCTGGCATTGACTTTGGTGCCCGCTCTGTGCGCGGGCTGGCTGGGAAAGGGTTCCGCGGAGAGCGAGAGCCGGACCGTCCGGATAGCCCAAGCGATCTACGCTCCCTCGTTGCGCTGGGTGCGGAAGGCGCGCTGGGTGGCCCCGGTCGGAATGGTCGGTCTGTTCGCGCTCGCAGCCGCGATCTGGAGCCGCATGGGGCGGGATTTCGTGCCTCAACTGAACGAGGGTTCATTCGCCATGCACATGATCCGGGGGAGCAGTGTGGGACTGGGTGCTTCGTTGGAGATGCAGCAACGGAGCGAACGGCTGTTGCTGGAATGGTTTCCGGAAATCCGCGAAATTTTCTCGCGGTTGGGAACCGCGGAAATCGCCACGGATCCCATGGGACCGAACGTCGCCGACACGTACATTCTGCTTCATCCCCAGGAACAATGGCGCCGGGAGGCGGGCCGTCCGATTTCGAAGGAAAAGTTGGGCCGGCTGATGGAGGAACTGCTGCTGCAAAAGGCACCGGGTCAAACATACGAGATGACCCAGCCCATTCAGATGAGGTTCAATGAAATCATGGCGGGGGCCCGGGCGGATCTTCTCTGCAAAATTTATGGGGACGATTACGAGGTGCTGGAGAGGCTGGCCGGCGAGGTCCGCAGTGTCCTCCTCACCATCCCCGGCCATGGAGATCCTCCGCTGGAGGGCGTGGGCCGCACCCCGCTGGTGGAAGTGAGGCCACGGCTGGAGGCGCTGCGAAAACACGGCTTGCACGGCGAGGACATCAATCGAGTCGTGGAAACAGCACTGGCCGGGGAGGAAGCCGGTGTGTGGATGGAGGGCAATCGCCGGGTGCCCATCGTGGTGCGGGTGGCCGAGTCCTGGCGCGAAGACCCGCGGCGATTCATGAGCCTGCCGATAGAGGCGGAATCCGGCGGGTTGCTCACGCTGGGACAAGTCGCGGTGACCACCAATCTCATGGCGGTCAACACGATCGTGCGGGAGAATTCGCGCCGCCGGGTGGCGATTCTGCTCAATCTGGTGGGACGCGACACGGTGGGTTTTGTTGAAGAAGCCCAGCGTGCCCTGCGGGAGCGGGTTCCATTGCCGCCCGGTTACTTTATCGAGTTCGGCGGCCAGTTTCAGCACTACCTTGAAGCCAAGCGCCGCCTCGCCGTGCTCGTGCCGGCGTCGCTGGCCTTGATCGTCGTGATGATCTTTTTGACCTTTCGATCGATGAGGCAAACCGCTCTCATCTGCGCCGGCTTGCCGTTGGCGGCCAGCGGTGGCGTGCTTGCGCTGTGGATGCGGGGCTTGCCTTTTACGATCAGCGCCGCGGTTGGCTTCATTGCTCTCGGAGGCATCGCCGTCCTGAACGGCATCATGCTGGTCAGCTACATCAACCAACTCCGTCGTGAAGGCATGGAGTTGGCAGAGGCGGTCACGCTTGGCACCTTGACACGGCTCCGACCGAAGTTAATGACGGCGCTCGTGGCTTCCCTGGGTTTTGTTCCCATGGCGCTTTCAACAGGGCCGGGGTCGGAAGTGCAGAGACCCTTGGCTACTGTGGTGATCGGTGGGATCGTGACGTCCTCGGTGTTGACCCTTCTTGTCCTGCCGGTCCTTTATGAATGGATCGAACGGAAGCGTCAGATGTAG
- a CDS encoding TolC family protein, producing MTWLWQFFLSPRRIRFEPRKAARRSIREIVLLGLLTLSVHPPQVLGSEPGLMTLDSLVAEALDRNQEVQFYQEEIKAARAGRQASRSLPRPELDLEGGGKSVRGSGFRDDGMAWSAAVRQRFEWPGRMALRKAIANQEVELAELGLDRFKRSLSNKTRSLAFQWVVLGEKARASREVADRLQALTQTLAGRDPEGLAPVLELRLIEASAVTAEHRAAEAEHDVEHLTIELNYWLGRDPEAPVRLAPFKPVFRPAPDWPVLAASLTNHFELRARVVELAQQGLKARLTRHEARSDFTVGPFWAEERAGDRERIAGISLSVPLPLWGRAQANTEVAEARRTQSELALNSARRRLESELHDYWRKYEHALGVLGKWRPDSMDRFREAAGLAERHFRLGAVPVNTFAELQRQYAEAVDALLSARTEALQAALHLEWMTGLPAWITFENEGPKP from the coding sequence ATGACATGGCTTTGGCAATTTTTCCTGAGTCCCAGGCGGATTCGTTTTGAACCAAGGAAGGCTGCGCGGCGGTCAATCCGCGAGATCGTCCTCCTGGGCTTGCTCACGCTCTCCGTGCATCCGCCCCAGGTTCTCGGTTCCGAACCAGGACTCATGACCTTGGATTCCCTTGTGGCGGAGGCTCTCGATCGCAACCAGGAGGTGCAATTCTACCAGGAAGAAATCAAGGCGGCCCGGGCGGGGCGGCAGGCATCACGCAGTCTGCCGCGTCCGGAACTGGACCTCGAGGGCGGGGGCAAATCGGTTCGTGGCAGCGGTTTCCGCGATGATGGCATGGCTTGGTCCGCCGCAGTCCGCCAGCGATTCGAATGGCCTGGACGGATGGCTTTGCGCAAAGCCATCGCCAACCAGGAAGTGGAACTCGCGGAACTGGGTCTGGACAGGTTCAAGCGCAGCTTGAGCAACAAGACCCGATCGCTGGCCTTTCAGTGGGTTGTCTTGGGTGAGAAGGCGAGAGCTTCGCGGGAGGTTGCGGATCGACTTCAGGCCCTCACCCAAACGTTAGCCGGACGAGACCCGGAAGGGCTGGCTCCGGTTTTGGAGCTGCGGTTGATCGAGGCTTCCGCCGTCACCGCCGAGCACCGCGCGGCGGAGGCCGAGCACGACGTTGAACATCTGACGATCGAACTCAACTACTGGCTGGGGAGGGATCCGGAAGCGCCCGTCAGGCTGGCGCCCTTCAAGCCCGTGTTTCGTCCGGCGCCGGATTGGCCGGTGCTCGCCGCATCGCTCACCAACCACTTTGAATTGCGCGCGCGGGTGGTCGAACTGGCGCAGCAAGGGTTGAAAGCCAGGCTCACCCGCCATGAAGCGCGCTCGGATTTCACGGTCGGCCCCTTTTGGGCGGAAGAGCGGGCCGGTGACCGTGAACGAATCGCGGGCATCTCGCTGTCCGTGCCGCTTCCCCTTTGGGGCCGGGCCCAGGCGAACACTGAGGTTGCCGAGGCTCGCCGGACTCAGTCCGAGTTGGCGTTGAATTCCGCTCGGCGCCGCCTCGAGAGCGAGCTTCACGATTACTGGCGCAAGTACGAGCACGCTCTCGGCGTGCTGGGCAAGTGGCGTCCGGATTCCATGGATCGTTTTCGGGAGGCAGCAGGGCTGGCCGAGCGGCACTTCCGGTTGGGCGCGGTGCCCGTGAACACATTCGCCGAGTTGCAACGGCAGTATGCGGAGGCCGTGGACGCACTCTTGTCCGCCCGCACCGAAGCTCTGCAAGCCGCGCTTCACCTCGAGTGGATGACGGGTTTGCCCGCGTGGATCACTTTCGAAAACGAGGGGCCCAAGCCATGA
- a CDS encoding Gfo/Idh/MocA family oxidoreductase — MHPKSSRRTFLHRAASATGGALLLRPYGKQLMAATNKLNIAVIGVAGRGGENLNEVAHENIVALCDVNAQHLARALQRHPSARAYYDFRRLLESKDIDAVVIGTPDHTHAVCAVSSLETGRHVYCEKPLARTVSEVRRMTESARARKRVTQMGTQIHAGANYRRVVELVQSGALGGVREVHVWVNAVYGGQNYPTTFPPAPLHHHHDLWLGPVHPHPYHPEWVPFKWRNWWAFGGGSLADFGCHFMDLPHWALQLSHVESVEVLSGPPVHAHSTPPWLIVRYEHPAREMRGPVTVTWYHGGRFPERLGPERHAQWRSGVLFVGEKGELLADYGRHLLLPEKTFAGFVPPPRSIPDSIGHHREWIAACKGQGSTTCPFEYGGPLSETALLGNAAYRAGVKIEWDARRMRARRSKSADEFIRHDYREGWAL; from the coding sequence ATGCATCCGAAATCCTCGCGCCGAACCTTTCTTCACCGCGCCGCCTCCGCGACGGGAGGCGCCCTGCTGCTCCGGCCCTACGGCAAACAACTCATGGCCGCCACCAACAAACTCAACATCGCCGTCATCGGCGTTGCGGGGCGCGGCGGTGAGAATCTCAATGAGGTGGCGCATGAAAACATCGTCGCGCTGTGCGATGTCAACGCCCAACACCTCGCCAGGGCGTTGCAGCGCCACCCCAGCGCCCGCGCCTACTACGACTTCCGCCGCCTGCTCGAGAGCAAGGACATCGACGCCGTGGTCATCGGCACCCCGGACCATACTCACGCGGTTTGCGCCGTCTCGTCGCTCGAAACCGGACGCCATGTGTATTGCGAAAAGCCACTGGCCCGCACCGTTTCCGAGGTTCGCCGCATGACCGAGTCCGCCCGCGCTCGCAAGCGTGTGACCCAGATGGGCACACAAATCCACGCGGGCGCCAATTATCGGCGAGTCGTCGAACTGGTCCAATCGGGCGCCCTAGGCGGCGTCCGCGAGGTGCATGTTTGGGTCAACGCCGTGTATGGCGGCCAGAACTATCCCACGACGTTTCCCCCGGCGCCGCTGCATCATCACCACGACCTCTGGCTCGGACCGGTTCATCCGCATCCCTACCACCCGGAATGGGTGCCCTTCAAGTGGAGGAACTGGTGGGCATTCGGCGGTGGATCCCTGGCTGATTTCGGATGCCACTTCATGGACCTTCCCCACTGGGCGCTGCAACTCAGCCATGTGGAAAGCGTGGAAGTTCTGAGCGGCCCCCCGGTGCACGCGCATTCCACTCCGCCCTGGCTGATCGTGCGTTACGAGCATCCCGCCCGCGAAATGCGCGGGCCGGTCACCGTGACCTGGTACCATGGAGGGCGTTTTCCCGAGCGCCTGGGGCCGGAGCGGCACGCACAATGGCGAAGCGGTGTCTTGTTTGTGGGGGAGAAGGGAGAATTACTGGCGGACTACGGACGTCATCTGCTTCTGCCGGAGAAGACATTCGCCGGATTCGTCCCGCCACCCCGATCGATTCCCGATTCCATTGGGCATCACCGCGAATGGATCGCCGCCTGCAAAGGCCAGGGCTCGACAACCTGTCCATTCGAATACGGCGGCCCGCTGTCCGAGACCGCTTTGCTTGGAAATGCCGCCTACCGCGCCGGCGTCAAGATCGAATGGGACGCGCGACGCATGCGTGCTCGCCGGTCAAAATCCGCCGACGAATTCATCCGGCACGATTACCGTGAGGGATGGGCCCTTTGA